GGTCCTCATGGGCGCCCGTTGCTGGCCCCCGCGGCGTGTTGATTCGTGCGGGGCGGGGCGCCTGGCGGTGGTGCGAGCCTCGCCATTTCCTGGACCTCACCTGCAGCGACGCTCCAAGATCCCGTCCACGCCTCGTGCACAGACCCCGTCACACGGCTACTTCCGGCGGCGTACGTCTGCGTATACGAGCCGCCGACCCGGCGCGGGGCCCGGCAGTGGTACGCCGGGCGTCCGCGCCTCGGGGACAGGATGCGGTCAGCCCGCCTTGGCGAGGGCCGGGACGAAGCGGGCCGCGTCGATCGTTCCGATACCGGTCGCCACGTCGTAGCCCTTCACCGAGCGGGGAAGGCGAGTCGCAGAACGATCTCGCCGTCGTCGATCTCCCCGGTGGGCTCGAACCCGAACTTCTGGTAGAAGGGCCACGGCTCGCCGTCGCCGGGCTCGTAGCTGGTCAGCAGCTCGGTGGCGCCGTCCGCGCGCACCAGGGTGGCGACCTGCGTGAGCGCCTCTCGGCCGATCCCTCGCCCCTGGTACCGCTTGTCGACGAGGAGGCGCCAGAGGAAGTGTCGGCCTTTGTAAGGACCGGTCGGCGGTTTCCACGACAGCATCACGAAGCCGACTGGCTCATCGCCGCGGTACACGGCGCGGTACCAGGGATTGGCCTCCGGTTTCTTCGCCGCCTCCTTGAGGGAGTGGGACACGGAGGCGACGAATTGCTTCTGGTCACGTCGGACGCGGAGGGTACGGACGGCATCGCGGTTGTCGTCGGTGATCTCCCGTAGGTGCACGCTCGGGGATCTCATGCCACACCCCTTCCGCATCCGACAGCTGCGCCGTCCCGGCCTACGTGAAGAGCCGCTACCGGGCGGCATTCCCGCGCATCCGCGTTGTCGAGGCCGCCAGGTCGGACGTCTTCGCAGCGTATTCGACACAGGCGATCTGGAGCGGGACTGGCACGCCGGGCTGTGACCGCGTCCAAGGCAGCTCCCAGGAGAGCAACCTGGCCTGACGCGGCGATGCGCATGCCTAGGCCCCTTCGTCAGTTAGATGGGCTGACCTGGGTAATCGCTCGGCCGCGACCGGCTCCCCGTCGACCCGTGGACGAGCCGGATGCCGCACGAACGTGATCGCGAGAGGTTTCCTTCGAAATTCACCGAAAGGCTATTGACTTATGACATCTGGCGTGCATCGTGATTAGTAGGCCATAACACCGAAAGAGTTGCAAAGTCGATGAGGACGTCTAGTCGGCTGTCGTGACTTGGACAGGATGTGGTTCAGGCCCCCGGCAAGCCGGCGCGATACCGAGGCGACAGTGACGACTGAAACTTCAGGACACGAGCAGTACTACCGGGGACTGTTTTCTGCCCTCAGGGCGCGGCCACTGCACTGTGCTCTACCGCTACGGTCAGCCGACCGAGATCGGTTACTGCGGGGCACCGCCGATGAAGCGACCCTCAGGCCCCTGGACTTGTCCCGGGGCCTTGCCGTGTGCCGGAGCTGACCTGGGCAGACGCCTCAAGATCCCGTCCACGCCTCGTCCACAGACCCCGACATACGGCCGCTCTGGGCGGCACATGCCTGCATATACGCGAAGACCCCGGCCTCAGCGTTTCCGCTGGTGACGGGGTCTTTGGGCACCTCATGCAGGGTGCCCCCGGCAGGATTCGAACCTGCGCACACGGCTCCGGAGAGCATGCTCAGGACATGCTTGATTGTGGCTCTGACCTGGGAGGGAGCCGTGGGGGTCACTTGATCTCGACTGGCTCACACGCTCCTCACACGTGCGAAGGGACGTGGTGGGAGGTCATCCGCTGCCGCTGCGGTGCGACGGAGGTCGCTGCATCGAAGGGGCTGCAACACCCCAGGTGTTGCAGCGCTGCACTCAGGGCGGACAGCCGGGACACTGGCCAATCTCACTGTCCCAGCCATTTGTGCAGGCCAGAGCCCTAACCGGACAGTCGGACACGTGGGACGCCTTCGCTCGGCCGACCAGCGAGGGGGGAAGAGCAGCGTCGGGTCCTGGCGGACCTGCGCCAGCTGCTCGGGGTGGTCGATCAGGTGCTTGAAGAGGAGGGCGAGGGTCTTGTCGGCGGGCTCGGTGGCGGCGGCCAGGACGTTGATGATCAGCGCGGTCACCTCGCGGTCGCTCATCGCGATGCCGTCGAACTCGGCGTCGCACAGCGTCGATATCAGGTCCTCGCCGGGGTGACGGCGGCGCTCTTGTACGACGGGAACGAGGTAGGCCTCGAGTTGCTCGGCGCAGTCCATGCAGTGCCGCCGGCGTTCGGGGGTGAGGACGATGCTGGTGATGAACTCGGCGACCCCGCTGTGCCAGGCGGCGACCTGCTGCCAGTCCTTCTTGTCCAGGCCGAGAACGTCGAGCGCCACGCGGACGGCCAAGGGCTTGCCGAAGTCGTTGACGAGGTCCAGCCGTCCCCGGGGAAGAAAGGGTGCGATGAGCTCGGCGGCGTTGGCGCGGATGGCGCGTATCTGGTCTTGGAGGGCCTGCCCGGTGAAGGCACGCACGACGATCTTTCGCTTGACGGTGTGCTCGGCGCCGGTCATCTGGGCGAGGACCGGCCCGCGCATCACTGGCTCGGCACGTACCTGAAGCGTTTGGGTGGTGAACGTCTCATGGTCGGTCAGCACCCGCTTCACGTCCGGGTGGCGGGAGAGGAAATAACTTTCGATCGCCGGCTCGTAGTGCACCGGCGCCTGGTCCCTCAGCCGTGCGAAGTGGCGGTAGGGGTCGGCGGCGAAGTCCTCGGACAGGATGCTGAGGCGGGGATTGACCATGGGCACGACGAAAGCCTTTCAGAGCGCGGGGACAGGCCGGGAGCCGGGGCCTGTTTCCGCCGTCACCGCTGTGCTGCTCGGCGGCCTCATCCCGTCGGCAAATCCTTGAGTGAGCGCCGAATCGGACTTCGCGTGCGTCGGGTTTGAGCGCGGCCACCATGCCTCCTAGTGGAAGGGCGGCTCGTGGCTCGCACGGTCGCCGCGTGACGATGTGACCGGCCACCCTCCCGGTACTCCGAAGTGCATGAGCCCGAACCGCTGCGGGGGGTGCGGCCGCGGTGCGCCGCACGCCGTGCCTGCACCTTTCGTTGGGGTTACCGGCGGAATCTCAACACGAGGCTGGGGCCCTCCTGTAAGCCTTGAGGACTGTCGAGTAACTGCTGAGCGGTCCGCAGGCAATCGCTGGTTGACAGGATGTCGGCTCCGGCAGGGAACGTTTCCCCGGTGAACCTTCCGCGCCGAGCCCGCGTCTTCCCCTGCGACCGCCGCCGCATGCCCAGGAGAACAGACCGTGTCCGACAAGGACGTTGAACAGACCGATGAGCCTGGTTACATCCCGGGACCCTGGTGGGCGGACCTCGGGATGTGGGGGGCTGTCGCACTGATCGTCTTCGGGGCCTCGCGGGGGCATGGGTCTTTTTCCGGCTGCCCGGCACCCCAGAGGAGCCGGCGTCCGGCTACTACGGGGTCGCCAAGGTCATAGCCATCGGCCTGGTGACTGTGGGATGCACCTTGCTCGGCCGCCGTCGTACCCGGACCGCAGCCATCGAGGAGACGAACGATCGGGAACGCGCCTGACGCCACCGGCCGGTGGGCAACATCAGACGGCGGCGGCCTCCTGAATCCCGCGAGACCTCGCAGGTTACTGGCCGAACTCGTAGAGTCCGCGGGGCGAATCGGAGATGTCGCTACGCCCTGTGCGGGTGGCTGTTTGGCCAGTGCCTCGTGTCACGGGCGAGCATCCGGCGGTGACGGCACCCCGGCTCGTGGCGACCTGGGCCGACTTGTCGATGGCCTTTGGCTCGCGCAGGCGGAGATCGACCTCGCTGCCAGTGGCGAGCCCGTGCGAGGTTATGCGTTCCGCCGTCCCGACGCCCGGGCACGAGGTCGATGAACTGCGACTGCGCCTCCGCGGCCACCTCATGCGGCTCGTGTCCAATTCAACCTGGTGTCCACAAGGCGCTCCTTGGCGCCTGGGAGAGCATGGACGTTCAGCTCACCCTTGCCGCCTGGAGTGGGAGAACACCGCCAGAGCTGCGGTTTCCGGAGCTTCGCAGACCTGGTCGCGTGTCGGACGAGCGGCGGTCCGGTGGCGTCTGGACGGCTGCGATCGGCCTCGATGGCGTTCCGAGCCTACTCGGCCCAGGGTTCGAAGCCGGTCTGGAGGACGGCCCCGAGGGATGCGCGCAGTTGGGCCGCCTCATCGGCTCCGAAGCGCTCTTCGAACTGGGCTTGCACGGCTTGCCACAGGGGCAGCGCGGCCTTCATCCGGGCGAGGCCGTCAGGTGTGAGCGTGACGATCCGTGCGCGGCGGTCGGTTGCCGATGGCTCGACGGTCACCAGGCCCTCCCGCGCGAGCGGCTTGAGGTTCGAGGCCAACGTCGTGCGATCCATGGCGATCATGTCGGCAAGGCTGGTTATCGTCATCTCGTCGTGAGCGCTGAGCTTCTGCAGGATGCTGAACTGGGTTGCGCGAAGTCCGACCGGGGTCAGGGCCTTGTCGTAGGTGGCGCTGAGGTACCGGGACGCCTTGCGAAGCGCCAGGTTGTTGCAGGGGTCGTTCAGGCTGGTCGGTGCGGCGGTCATCTTCATCCTCCGGAGCATGCATGCCCATGATAGGAGCATGTGCTCGCAGATGTGAAGGCGGCAACCGTAACGTCAACTGTGAACAGGGCACGGTCCTTCGGTCGCGTCGTACCGCCCTCGGCGACAGGGGTGCCGGGCCGAAGCGCCGGGGCTTGCCATCCCGCGAATACGTGCATATGCTCCTAAATGGCTGGAGCTCATGGTTGGTGTCATCGGCATAAAGTCAGTAATACACGGATCCGTCATCACGGACACGTGAGAGGTGATGTCATGGATGGTATTGCCGACATGGGAGGAACCCCTGGCTGGGGTCCCGTGCAGCCACCGAAAAAGAACGAACCCGTCTTCGCGGAGCCCTGGCAGGGACGGGCATTCGCACTGGCAATCTTGTCCAATCGCGTGTCCGGAGGAAATCTCGACTCCTTCCGCCACGCGCTGGAGCGCCTGGACCGGGCCGCCTACCTCGAGGAGGGCTACTACGGGCGCTGGCTCAATGCCGGAGAGCTGAGACTCCTCGACAGCGCCATCTTGGCACCTGCTGCGGTCGACGCCCGCGCACGAAACCTCCGTGGCGAGCACGTGGAGGAGCCCCCGATCCCGGAGCCGGCCAAGCCCGACTACGCGCCCACCGCCGAGGGCACACTGCGCTCCATAGACACTGCGCCCGCGTTCGGCGTCGGTGAGCACGTGCGCGCGAAGGACATGTCGCCGCCCGGACACACCAGGCTGCCACGCTATGTGCGAGGGCATGTCGGCGTTGTCGACATCGTTCAGCCCGCCGGCGTGCTGCCGGACACCAACGCCCACTTCCTGGGCGAGAACCCGCAGTACGTCTATTCGGTGCGGTTCGACTCCCACGAGCTGTGGGGCGCCGACGCCGAGTCCTTCGACCTCACCGTAGAGCTTTTCGAGAGTTATCTGGATGCAACCTCATGACCACCACCAGCGGACCGGACGAGACCCTTCCCGCAGCCCTGCGCACCGAGGCGCTAGAGCAACTGCTCACCGAGCGGGGCCTGATCGACCCGAAGATGATCGACGGAATCATCACCACCTACGAGACCAACGTCGGCCCG
Above is a genomic segment from Streptomyces fodineus containing:
- the nthB gene encoding nitrile hydratase subunit beta, which codes for MDGIADMGGTPGWGPVQPPKKNEPVFAEPWQGRAFALAILSNRVSGGNLDSFRHALERLDRAAYLEEGYYGRWLNAGELRLLDSAILAPAAVDARARNLRGEHVEEPPIPEPAKPDYAPTAEGTLRSIDTAPAFGVGEHVRAKDMSPPGHTRLPRYVRGHVGVVDIVQPAGVLPDTNAHFLGENPQYVYSVRFDSHELWGADAESFDLTVELFESYLDATS
- a CDS encoding GNAT family N-acetyltransferase translates to MRSPSVHLREITDDNRDAVRTLRVRRDQKQFVASVSHSLKEAAKKPEANPWYRAVYRGDEPVGFVMLSWKPPTGPYKGRHFLWRLLVDKRYQGRGIGREALTQVATLVRADGATELLTSYEPGDGEPWPFYQKFGFEPTGEIDDGEIVLRLAFPAR
- a CDS encoding cytochrome P450, with amino-acid sequence MHYEPAIESYFLSRHPDVKRVLTDHETFTTQTLQVRAEPVMRGPVLAQMTGAEHTVKRKIVVRAFTGQALQDQIRAIRANAAELIAPFLPRGRLDLVNDFGKPLAVRVALDVLGLDKKDWQQVAAWHSGVAEFITSIVLTPERRRHCMDCAEQLEAYLVPVVQERRRHPGEDLISTLCDAEFDGIAMSDREVTALIINVLAAATEPADKTLALLFKHLIDHPEQLAQVRQDPTLLFPPRWSAERRRPTCPTVRLGLWPAQMAGTVRLASVPAVRPECSAATPGVLQPLRCSDLRRTAAAADDLPPRPFARVRSV
- a CDS encoding MarR family winged helix-turn-helix transcriptional regulator; this encodes MKMTAAPTSLNDPCNNLALRKASRYLSATYDKALTPVGLRATQFSILQKLSAHDEMTITSLADMIAMDRTTLASNLKPLAREGLVTVEPSATDRRARIVTLTPDGLARMKAALPLWQAVQAQFEERFGADEAAQLRASLGAVLQTGFEPWAE